From one Dermacentor andersoni chromosome 1, qqDerAnde1_hic_scaffold, whole genome shotgun sequence genomic stretch:
- the LOC126518683 gene encoding uncharacterized protein: MGHLSRECTRPKTEATIHAERRREARYDAGNAGTTCRQANCFLQSTGGTLPIVKGLVGSRAVRVCIDSGSNVSVLGESFVSPEVHPRPWTFPETIEVLDRCIRPARVATLNVAIGTSTVRLEEVVIAPLPGAMDLILGSDWRRAANVDVTFHPTNDVTLVPVELSVSEPSGHAPGAHGAHRVGETLITAFSNRRVLDELPASNIGFVQLKRKDPGSDEDYTNQIEETVSKMSRDANADERDELRSILHRHHKAFTTRKDALGLWLHIDLRDDIPVASRPYRSCPAHRQFMREQVIDYLAKGIIRPSQSQYSTPTIVVDEPHHPTTPRRMVHDYRKLNKKTINPPYPMPIMEDVIDIMRDGST; encoded by the coding sequence ATGGGACATTTGTCGAGGGAGTGCACCAGACCCAAGACGGAGGCCACAATCCACGCGGAACGACGCCGAGAAGCCAGATATGACGCAGGCAACGCCGGCACAACCTGCAGGCAAGCGAACTGCTTCCTGCAATCGACGGGCGGCACCCTACCCATCGTGAAGGGCTTAGTTGGGAGCCGAGCGGTCAGAGTTTGCATAGACAGCGGCTCCAACGTCTCCGTCCTCGGCGAGAGCTTCGTGAGCCCTGAGGTTCATCCCCGACCCTGGACGTTTCCCGAAACGATAGAAGTGCTCGACCGATGCATCAGACCGGCGAGAGTGGCGACTCTGAACGTGGCCATCGGAACATCGACCGTGCGgctcgaggaggtggtgatcgcgCCCTTGCCCGGCGCCATGGACCTGATTCTTGGTTCGGACTGGCGCCGCGCTGCGAATGTTGACGTCACGTTCCACCCCACTAACGACGTCACCCTCGTCCCCGTTGAGCTATCGGTGAGTGAGCCATCGGGTCACGCACCAGGAGCACACGGTGCGCATCGCGTCGGAGAGACCCTAATAACAGCCTTTAGCAATCGCAGGGTCCTAGACGAGCTACCGGCGAGCAATATCGGCTTCGTACAGCTAAAGAGGAAGGACCCCGGTTCTGACGAAGATTACACCAATCAGATTGAAGAGACCGTATCCAAAATGTCCCGCGACGCAAACGCCGACGAACGAGATGAGCTGCGCTCAATTCTTCATCGTCATCATAAGGCGTTCACCACGAGAAAGGACGCGCTAGGGCTGTGGCTTCACATCGATCTCAGAGACGATATTCCCGTCGCGTCAAGGCCATACAGATCCTGCCCCGCGCACCGCCAGTTTATGAGAGAACAGGTCATTGACTACCTAGCTAAAGGTATCATCCGACCGAGCCAGAGCCAGTACAGCACGCCTACCATTGTAGTGGATGAACCACACCACCCCACCACGCCCAGACGAATGGTACACGACTACAGAAAATTGAACAAGAAAACCATCAATCCGCCTTACCCGATGCCAATCATGGAAGATGTAATTGACATCATGAGAGACGGTTCGACGTAA